Proteins encoded by one window of Paenibacillus urinalis:
- a CDS encoding GerAB/ArcD/ProY family transporter has translation MRGIRQVSMLQFILIISTFQISVAFLSIPRELARLAGSDGWIAIFFGWGLASAAAVAIVKVMKYSPNSSILELMQRYMGVWGARIAAIVFIAYYLLLAYDGYMIASLVIKLWLLPSTYIYVLVLLMLIPTFQIAQHGFQAIGRYSEIVAMISIWIPFVYLSTLRHAHWLYLLPILKEGWIPVLSSVKTMIYPMLGIGLIFFLYPHLVNKDKALPAVILSNTLSCLVYLGITIICYVYFSPDEIGKFNDPVISIMKSVEFEFIERVEVPFIAVYLFVFSCIWIPSMYIVSSNSAWLLGKGSDRTHLAVWSMLMLIGFFLYRPSFFDAAIINDSLNYIGFTIEFAMPCCLLLYLFIREKFRRGKLN, from the coding sequence ATGAGAGGGATTCGGCAGGTATCCATGCTTCAATTTATACTGATTATATCAACGTTTCAAATTAGTGTTGCATTTCTATCCATACCTCGGGAGCTGGCGAGACTGGCAGGCTCAGATGGATGGATTGCGATTTTTTTTGGCTGGGGGCTGGCATCTGCTGCGGCTGTTGCTATTGTTAAAGTTATGAAATATAGTCCGAATAGCTCTATTCTTGAACTTATGCAAAGGTACATGGGAGTATGGGGGGCAAGAATTGCTGCCATTGTGTTTATCGCCTACTATTTGCTGCTTGCTTACGATGGATATATGATTGCTTCTCTAGTAATCAAGCTGTGGTTATTACCAAGCACCTATATCTATGTGTTAGTCCTCCTAATGCTCATTCCTACCTTTCAAATCGCACAGCATGGATTTCAAGCCATTGGACGTTACAGTGAAATTGTAGCGATGATCTCCATATGGATTCCGTTTGTTTATTTATCAACACTTCGGCACGCACACTGGCTTTACTTACTCCCTATATTGAAGGAAGGCTGGATTCCTGTCCTCTCAAGTGTAAAAACCATGATATATCCAATGCTTGGCATTGGACTCATCTTTTTTCTATATCCTCATCTGGTAAACAAAGATAAAGCTCTGCCAGCTGTCATCCTATCCAACACACTTAGTTGTCTCGTGTATCTCGGGATCACAATTATTTGTTACGTATATTTTAGTCCTGATGAAATTGGCAAATTTAATGATCCGGTGATCAGCATCATGAAGTCGGTTGAATTTGAGTTTATCGAACGGGTCGAGGTGCCTTTTATTGCTGTTTATTTATTTGTTTTTTCTTGTATTTGGATCCCGTCCATGTATATAGTATCGTCAAATTCGGCGTGGCTGCTCGGAAAAGGGAGCGACCGGACTCATTTGGCAGTGTGGTCGATGCTGATGTTAATCGGTTTTTTCTTATACAGACCAAGCTTTTTTGATGCTGCTATTATAAATGACTCTCTGAACTATATAGGTTTCACTATCGAATTTGCGATGCCTTGTTGTCTCCTTCTATATTTGTTCATCCGTGAGAAGTTTAGGAGGGGGAAGCTGAATTGA
- a CDS encoding L-lactate dehydrogenase — protein MKNNVNRVVLVGTGAVGCSYAYSMINQGLAEELVLIDVNESRAEGEAMDLNHGMAFTLTPTRVWSGTYADCNTADLVVIAAGLPQKPGETRLDLIDKNTKVFRSIIREIMDSGFDGIFLVATNPVDILTYVTWKESGLPKERVIGSGTTLDSARFRYMIGDYLQVDPRNVHAAIIGEHGDTEFAVWSQASIGIESLSKVLERRNNPQDRSKLDEIFVNVRDAAYHIIERKGATYYGIGMCLVRITKAILGNENSILTVSCLLEGQYGQEDVYIGVPAIVNRGGIREVIEIGLDKTETEKFNHSASVLKEMIGTIYNK, from the coding sequence TTGAAGAATAATGTCAACCGTGTTGTACTTGTTGGCACAGGAGCAGTCGGATGCAGCTACGCCTATTCCATGATCAATCAAGGCTTAGCTGAAGAGCTCGTGCTAATAGATGTTAACGAGAGCAGAGCAGAAGGCGAAGCCATGGATCTGAATCATGGAATGGCCTTTACATTAACACCAACCCGAGTGTGGAGCGGTACTTACGCAGATTGTAACACGGCAGATCTTGTCGTTATTGCGGCAGGACTTCCTCAAAAGCCAGGCGAGACCAGACTCGATCTCATTGACAAGAATACGAAAGTATTTCGGAGCATTATACGCGAGATTATGGACAGTGGATTTGACGGAATTTTTCTCGTAGCTACCAATCCCGTAGATATCCTCACTTATGTAACCTGGAAGGAATCCGGTCTGCCGAAGGAGCGAGTCATCGGTTCCGGCACAACACTGGATTCTGCACGCTTCCGCTACATGATCGGTGATTACCTGCAGGTTGACCCTCGTAATGTACATGCGGCGATTATCGGGGAGCATGGTGATACCGAATTTGCAGTATGGAGTCAGGCTTCTATTGGAATTGAAAGCTTGTCTAAAGTACTGGAGCGCCGGAATAATCCACAAGACCGATCCAAGCTTGATGAGATCTTCGTCAATGTACGGGATGCCGCCTATCATATTATTGAGCGAAAGGGGGCCACCTATTACGGAATCGGAATGTGTCTCGTTCGGATCACTAAGGCCATTCTCGGAAACGAGAACAGCATTCTTACCGTATCCTGTCTTCTGGAAGGCCAATATGGCCAAGAAGATGTATATATCGGAGTACCGGCAATAGTCAACCGCGGTGGTATTCGAGAAGTTATCGAAATTGGACTGGACAAGACAGAAACCGAGAAATTCAATCACTCTGCCTCTGTTCTCAAAGAAATGATTGGCACAATATATAATAAGTAG
- a CDS encoding DHA2 family efflux MFS transporter permease subunit, whose protein sequence is MEQEKPDVKKGILLFILILGCFLSTLNQTLLNVALNDLMDVFKVSATTIQWLATGFMLVNGVLIPATAYLMKRFTTRQLFVSSMLLLLIGSVICAISPNFSILLTGRMIQAAGTGIITPLMMSVILIVFPIEKRGSVMGLIGFAIIFAPAIAPTLAGFIIEYVSWRWLFIGLVPFAAIVILLSLKYLANVSQTVKSKLDVVSVVLSTIGFGFILYGFSTAGSKGWDSLSVILSLIIGLVFTSLFCVRQIKSPDPLLNLDVFKNKMFTFTSLINVLVTMLMYADLILLPMYLQSGKGFTAFEAGLLLLPGAVINALLSPVTGKLYDKFGAKPLFVTGLLFIIPSMWAVTDLSGDTSYMYLMIRTICLRIGLSFITMPLNTAGLNALPRHLGTHGSAVNNTVRQIAGAIGTAVVITIYTAQAASHSIEVQSQNPTASSEFIATLSSILGSGDAYYFMTIIGIIALVLTLLMPGKKAQRQVTEQAVEKKETVLSK, encoded by the coding sequence ATGGAACAAGAGAAACCAGATGTAAAAAAAGGAATCCTATTATTTATTTTAATTTTAGGTTGTTTTTTATCGACCTTGAATCAAACCTTGCTCAATGTAGCTCTAAATGATCTGATGGACGTATTCAAAGTATCGGCTACAACCATACAGTGGCTTGCAACCGGCTTTATGCTGGTGAACGGTGTGTTGATTCCCGCCACAGCTTACCTCATGAAGCGTTTCACCACCAGACAGTTATTTGTGAGCTCCATGCTGCTGCTGTTAATCGGAAGTGTCATTTGTGCAATATCCCCTAATTTCAGTATTTTACTTACAGGGAGAATGATCCAGGCTGCAGGAACAGGAATTATTACACCACTCATGATGAGTGTCATCCTCATTGTCTTTCCCATTGAAAAAAGAGGCAGCGTCATGGGCTTAATCGGCTTTGCCATTATTTTTGCACCTGCAATCGCCCCTACACTGGCGGGTTTTATTATTGAATATGTATCCTGGAGATGGCTCTTCATTGGGCTGGTGCCTTTTGCAGCCATTGTCATTCTACTATCATTAAAATACTTGGCTAACGTTTCTCAGACTGTCAAATCCAAACTTGATGTCGTGAGTGTTGTGTTGTCTACAATCGGCTTCGGCTTTATATTGTATGGATTTAGTACCGCTGGGAGTAAGGGCTGGGATTCCTTAAGTGTGATCCTGTCTTTAATTATCGGACTGGTATTTACCTCTCTATTCTGTGTACGGCAAATCAAGTCCCCGGATCCTTTATTGAACCTGGATGTATTTAAGAATAAGATGTTTACCTTTACTTCTCTCATCAACGTACTCGTTACGATGCTCATGTATGCGGATTTGATCCTGCTGCCAATGTATCTGCAGAGCGGCAAAGGCTTTACCGCCTTTGAAGCTGGGCTGTTACTATTGCCTGGTGCAGTGATTAATGCGCTGTTATCTCCGGTCACAGGCAAGCTGTATGACAAATTCGGTGCAAAACCACTGTTTGTTACTGGTCTGCTGTTCATTATCCCTTCCATGTGGGCGGTGACTGACTTATCCGGTGACACATCTTATATGTATTTAATGATCAGAACCATATGCTTGCGAATTGGCCTAAGCTTTATCACGATGCCGCTAAACACGGCCGGCCTAAATGCCTTGCCAAGACATCTGGGCACACATGGCTCTGCAGTTAACAATACTGTTCGGCAAATTGCAGGAGCGATCGGAACAGCCGTTGTCATTACGATCTATACTGCTCAAGCAGCAAGTCATTCGATCGAGGTTCAAAGTCAAAATCCAACGGCTTCATCCGAGTTTATCGCGACCTTGTCCTCCATATTAGGCTCAGGCGACGCATACTATTTCATGACGATTATAGGGATCATTGCACTTGTACTGACGCTGCTTATGCCTGGTAAAAAAGCGCAAAGACAGGTCACGGAGCAAGCAGTTGAGAAGAAAGAGACTGTACTATCTAAATAG
- a CDS encoding TetR/AcrR family transcriptional regulator, translated as MSMRKKEDPRAIRSKNMFKQAALSLLIEEPSITQVTVQKVAERAELNRATFYLHYEDIHDLITKVTNEIFDELSMKIEPLVQSEILDNEVDLTRFLDYIYDNRKLFAVLFEHKSYESRLFTLFKNLIETRRDKALTTRGLPEQLVSIEILTASIIGVIMWWIRDGIHFSSEHMANQISMIYKRSPIS; from the coding sequence TTGTCTATGAGGAAAAAGGAAGATCCACGAGCGATTCGCTCTAAAAATATGTTTAAACAAGCTGCGCTTTCGCTTCTGATCGAGGAACCATCCATTACACAGGTCACGGTACAGAAGGTAGCCGAACGCGCAGAATTAAATAGAGCCACATTTTATTTGCATTATGAGGATATACATGATCTGATCACCAAGGTGACGAATGAAATCTTTGACGAGCTGTCGATGAAGATAGAGCCGCTTGTCCAATCAGAAATACTGGATAACGAAGTGGATCTTACGCGATTCTTGGATTATATATACGATAACAGGAAGCTCTTTGCTGTATTGTTTGAGCACAAAAGTTATGAATCGAGGCTGTTTACTCTCTTCAAGAATTTGATTGAAACGAGAAGAGATAAAGCACTGACAACGAGAGGATTACCCGAACAGTTAGTATCGATTGAGATCCTGACAGCTTCAATTATAGGGGTTATTATGTGGTGGATTCGTGACGGAATTCACTTTAGCTCAGAGCATATGGCGAATCAAATTTCTATGATATACAAAAGATCGCCTATAAGTTAG
- a CDS encoding spore germination protein, with product MHSTLHNRHNKENYGRRRQDDVNPLYENNGQGEQLTTSLDDSIITINTIFTDTPDLILRRLHIKQTGEEAVIVYLDELTDKTCLNHDVLAPLQLESGNPSGDFITHVGYMKPESEWEKLKLNIMQGYSLLFIQGRGSAYVLDTKGLPQRAIEDPQQEPSLKGAHQGFIEIGSQNIAMIRRIIPDKELKIRQYVVGRRGQTTVSLVYLDDVVQPDFVKALEERIQSIDVDAIINTGELVEFIEDQPLALLPQVITTERPDTAASQILQGRCAVVVDGSPSVLIAPITFMSFFQTVDDYSSRWSISSFLRMLRIFAFFVAVLLPGFYIAVISFHFEIIPMKLLLTLGESRGQVPFPPFVEAIIMELTLEMLREAGVRLPAPIGQTVGIVGGIVIGQAVVQAGLISNVMVIVVAFTAIASFIIPNQDMMAAVRLMRFMMMILASWFGFVGLVVGMMTFIGRLITLNSLGNSYSTPMAPFRLTDWKDTLIRVPLWLMNNRPTSTRAAQSRRQGRNRGWKEKE from the coding sequence ATGCATAGTACACTCCATAATCGTCATAATAAGGAAAACTACGGGCGAAGGAGACAGGATGACGTGAATCCATTGTATGAGAATAATGGGCAAGGAGAGCAGCTCACTACCAGCTTAGATGACTCCATAATTACCATTAATACGATATTCACGGATACTCCAGACTTGATTCTGCGCCGATTACATATTAAGCAGACCGGAGAAGAAGCTGTAATTGTATATCTGGATGAATTAACGGATAAGACATGCCTGAACCATGATGTGCTTGCTCCGCTTCAGCTTGAGTCGGGTAATCCATCTGGAGATTTTATAACTCATGTCGGTTACATGAAGCCTGAATCCGAGTGGGAAAAGCTCAAATTGAATATAATGCAGGGTTATAGTCTATTATTCATCCAGGGCAGAGGCTCTGCTTATGTATTGGACACAAAAGGATTACCGCAGAGAGCCATCGAAGATCCGCAGCAGGAGCCTTCATTAAAAGGAGCCCATCAAGGCTTTATTGAGATCGGTTCACAGAACATTGCCATGATTCGGCGCATTATTCCTGATAAAGAGCTCAAGATTAGACAGTATGTTGTAGGCCGAAGAGGACAGACGACGGTATCTCTGGTTTATTTGGATGATGTCGTACAACCCGATTTTGTAAAGGCGCTTGAAGAACGTATTCAATCGATTGATGTAGATGCCATCATAAATACTGGAGAGCTCGTGGAATTCATCGAGGATCAGCCCCTTGCTCTGCTTCCACAAGTCATTACCACCGAAAGACCGGATACCGCTGCTTCACAAATATTGCAGGGGCGGTGCGCTGTTGTCGTAGATGGTTCACCAAGTGTGCTGATTGCGCCTATTACCTTTATGTCCTTCTTCCAAACGGTAGATGACTACAGCTCGCGCTGGTCGATATCATCTTTTCTGCGTATGTTGCGTATTTTCGCTTTTTTTGTCGCTGTTCTATTACCTGGTTTTTATATTGCGGTCATTTCCTTTCACTTTGAAATTATACCGATGAAGCTGCTGCTGACACTAGGAGAGTCCAGAGGTCAGGTTCCATTTCCTCCTTTCGTAGAGGCCATCATTATGGAGCTTACTCTTGAAATGCTTAGAGAAGCGGGAGTTCGGCTGCCGGCACCCATTGGTCAAACGGTTGGTATTGTTGGCGGTATCGTTATCGGACAAGCGGTCGTACAAGCGGGGCTGATCAGTAACGTTATGGTCATTGTTGTCGCGTTTACAGCGATTGCTTCCTTTATTATTCCAAATCAGGATATGATGGCCGCCGTTCGACTTATGCGGTTTATGATGATGATACTTGCGTCATGGTTCGGATTTGTTGGACTCGTGGTCGGTATGATGACGTTTATTGGGCGATTGATCACCTTAAACTCACTAGGCAACTCCTACAGTACACCGATGGCTCCATTTAGATTGACAGACTGGAAGGATACATTGATCAGGGTACCGCTGTGGCTGATGAACAATCGTCCTACAAGTACAAGGGCTGCTCAGTCAAGAAGGCAGGGAAGGAATCGAGGCTGGAAGGAGAAAGAGTGA
- a CDS encoding Ger(x)C family spore germination protein: protein MKYKLFVAAMCCLFIFSLIGCSNDKTNIDEATVPLSLGLDVVDEKLHYYISAPVFSKEIQKKSREGEGIAEGLRQSRNQQDAQFPGSVSGRNYQVIVVGKEQLQYKNWTNVLDVTFRDPRNTITDRVIAFDGPVADIIHFQAKDQPPTSIFLRALIDSGSERSTTVKTTAQELHRQLNDRGITPTISEIMIENGKILLKGSALLSQEGQYRGSLTYQETSMLQILKKEAEPGISLTFSVDGTEEELPFNTEKVSFSVGDVSVKIKSDHEDGKFQYKIKVDAVVSVTEKFLEYELLENSEDMAYELSEEMENSMEQLIKKFQQLKVDPVGFGIYSRAYQYPFFKEVQNDWGEELSRAQFDVDVNLRILASGAVK from the coding sequence ATGAAGTATAAGCTGTTCGTTGCTGCAATGTGCTGCTTGTTCATATTCTCGCTGATTGGATGCAGTAATGACAAGACAAATATTGATGAAGCGACGGTTCCATTATCCTTGGGTCTCGATGTAGTAGATGAGAAGCTGCATTATTATATTTCCGCTCCAGTCTTCAGCAAGGAAATCCAGAAGAAGAGCCGGGAGGGAGAAGGAATTGCAGAAGGTCTAAGACAGTCAAGGAATCAGCAGGATGCCCAGTTTCCAGGTTCGGTATCAGGGAGAAACTATCAGGTGATTGTGGTGGGTAAAGAGCAGCTGCAATATAAGAATTGGACTAATGTTCTGGATGTAACGTTCCGCGACCCGCGTAATACGATCACAGATCGCGTCATAGCATTTGATGGACCGGTTGCAGATATTATTCATTTTCAAGCAAAGGATCAGCCGCCAACCTCAATATTCTTGAGAGCATTGATCGACTCGGGCAGTGAAAGATCGACGACAGTAAAGACTACAGCCCAGGAATTGCATAGACAATTAAACGATCGGGGAATCACGCCAACGATATCTGAGATCATGATTGAGAATGGCAAAATATTGCTCAAGGGCTCGGCTCTGCTGTCTCAAGAAGGGCAATATCGCGGCTCCTTAACTTATCAGGAAACCTCAATGCTGCAAATTTTGAAGAAAGAAGCTGAACCAGGTATAAGTCTTACATTTTCCGTTGATGGAACAGAGGAAGAACTCCCCTTTAACACAGAAAAGGTTAGCTTTAGTGTAGGTGATGTTTCAGTGAAGATTAAATCTGATCATGAAGACGGTAAATTTCAGTACAAGATTAAAGTGGATGCCGTGGTTAGTGTGACGGAGAAGTTTCTTGAGTATGAGCTTCTTGAGAACTCCGAAGATATGGCTTATGAATTAAGCGAGGAAATGGAGAACAGCATGGAACAGCTCATTAAGAAATTTCAGCAGCTCAAAGTCGATCCGGTAGGGTTTGGAATCTATTCGAGAGCATATCAATATCCATTCTTTAAAGAAGTACAAAATGACTGGGGTGAGGAGCTATCTCGAGCTCAATTTGATGTAGATGTGAATCTTCGGATCCTTGCTTCAGGAGCGGTTAAATAA
- a CDS encoding YpdA family putative bacillithiol disulfide reductase — MVDVIIIGGGPCGLAAGLALQEKGISYIILEKEAIVNSIVNCPADMRFYSTSDRLEIGRTPFLTQEARPTRSELLKYYRLVTEREELNVHCYQNVVGITSSPDLFTVQSVDDKGNQHTYHSKFLVVATGIYDNPRKLHIPGEDLNKVKYYYTEGHSYYRRQVTVIGGKNSAIEAAIDLYRSGAHVTLVHRGESAHVGIKPYLIPDIRNLVEKEKIKFYPLSHVEEITHSTVSIRTPEELVSIPNDIVFSLIGYRPDFSLLSQAGVQVDALTSVPSYRADTYESNVPNLFLAGVVTGGTTNRVYIEDGRFHGGKIADEVQKRLLVSV, encoded by the coding sequence ATGGTGGATGTAATTATCATTGGCGGAGGACCTTGCGGGTTAGCAGCGGGTTTAGCATTGCAGGAAAAAGGGATTTCCTATATCATTCTCGAAAAAGAAGCGATTGTTAACTCCATTGTCAATTGCCCAGCCGATATGCGGTTCTACAGTACTTCGGATCGTTTGGAAATCGGCAGAACTCCATTTCTTACACAGGAAGCACGTCCAACCCGATCGGAGCTGCTGAAATATTACCGACTTGTAACAGAGCGAGAGGAGCTAAACGTACACTGTTATCAGAATGTGGTCGGTATAACTTCAAGCCCTGACTTATTCACTGTACAATCGGTGGATGATAAAGGAAACCAGCATACATACCATAGTAAATTTCTTGTCGTTGCCACAGGCATCTATGATAATCCAAGAAAGCTGCATATACCAGGTGAGGATCTGAACAAAGTAAAATACTACTATACGGAAGGGCATTCATATTACCGACGACAGGTTACGGTGATTGGTGGTAAGAATTCAGCTATTGAAGCCGCTATTGATCTCTATCGCTCTGGAGCCCATGTTACACTCGTTCATCGAGGAGAATCCGCACATGTCGGCATAAAGCCTTATCTAATTCCTGACATTCGCAATCTTGTAGAGAAGGAAAAAATTAAATTTTATCCCTTGTCCCATGTGGAAGAAATCACCCACAGTACAGTCTCTATACGCACTCCAGAAGAGCTGGTCAGCATACCCAATGACATCGTATTTTCATTAATAGGCTATCGGCCAGACTTTAGTCTGCTCAGTCAAGCCGGTGTTCAAGTGGATGCGTTGACCTCTGTGCCCTCCTATCGAGCTGATACGTATGAGTCCAACGTTCCCAACTTGTTTCTGGCTGGGGTTGTTACAGGTGGAACGACGAATCGTGTATATATCGAGGACGGCAGATTTCATGGGGGAAAGATTGCGGACGAGGTACAAAAGAGACTGCTTGTATCCGTGTAA
- a CDS encoding DUF6254 family protein, producing the protein MADQKRRKEAAWKSRKQDQHPHGKVKSLKELSSE; encoded by the coding sequence ATGGCCGACCAGAAAAGAAGGAAAGAAGCTGCCTGGAAGTCACGTAAGCAAGATCAGCATCCGCATGGTAAAGTAAAATCGCTAAAGGAATTATCAAGCGAGTAA